A portion of the Amia ocellicauda isolate fAmiCal2 chromosome 22, fAmiCal2.hap1, whole genome shotgun sequence genome contains these proteins:
- the dhx40 gene encoding probable ATP-dependent RNA helicase DHX40, whose amino-acid sequence MMEKRKSKSSLKGSLINDSEKLPIFQHKEKLVRAVKVNPFLVVTGETGSGKTTQLPQYLYRAGFCKTGTIGVTQPRRVAAITVAQRVAQEVGCSLGRAVGYQVRFDDCTSKDTVIKYMTDGCLLREILADTRLRQYSVVVLDEAHERSLNTDILLGLLKKLFLDGKGGAGQAAALKVVVMSATLETDKLSAFLGNCPVFAIPGRTFPVAEIFCDLIGPKDTESSVYVKEVVKVALEVHTSEPAGDILMFLTGQAEIEKACDILYQRAESIDYHYDVQDRSVEGLLILPLYGSMPTDQQRQIFQPPPNGVRKCVVATNIAATSLTINGIRYIVDSGFVKQLNHNSRVGLDILEVVPIAKSEAQQRAGRAGRTSAGKCYRIYSREFWEKCMPEYMVPEIQRTSLTSVILTLKCLGVHDVIRFPYLDPPEERFILEALKQLYQCDAIDRRGQVTRLGRLMVEFPLSPGLTCALLKAAALGCENLLLPVAAMLSVENVFIRPGQPEKQQEADVKHRELAAQAGGSNDFTVLLSVFRQCRDSESPASWCRDHWVHWRAVKSALSVETQLRETLLRLKQLKDFPVETFDGPKSELLRRCLCSGYFTNVARRSVGRTFCTMDGHGSVVHIHPSSTLFGQEAQLDWIIFHDVLVTSRVYVRTVCPIRYEWVKELLPRLHEVDVYQLSSVARQEVTEEEAAKWERKETDKRQTEEGAEDARKKLQKRNDESSVSEARARYLQRKQERAQERGKEQ is encoded by the exons ATGATGGAGAAACGTAAAAGCAAATCGTCCCTCAAAGGAAGTCTAATAAACGACTCAGAAAAGCTGCCGATTTTCCAGCACAAGGAAAAGCTGGTCCGGGCGGTGAAAGTCAACCCTTTCCTGGTTGTCACCGGAGAGACGGGCAGCGGGAAGACCACCCAGCTGCCCCAGTACCTGTACCGCGCAG GGTTTTGTAAGACCGGTACCATTGGCGTCACGCAGCCGCGCAGAGTGGCCGCCATCACGGTGGCGCAGAGGGTGGCGCAGGAGGTGGGCTGCAGCCTGGGCAGAGCAGTGGGGTACCAGGTGCGCTTTGATGACTGCACCTCCAAG GATACAGTTATTAAGTACATGACGGACGGCTGCCTGCTGAGGGAGATTCTGGCGGACACCCGTCTGCGGCAGTACAGCGTGGTCGTCCTCGACGAGGCGCACGAGCGTAGTCTGAACACA GATATCTTGCTGGGGTTACTGAAGAAGCTCTTCCTGGATGGCAAGGGTGGTGCAGGCCAGGCAGCCGCCCTGAAGGTGGTGGTGATGTCCGCCACCCTGGAGACCGACAAGCTGTCCGCCTTCCTGGGGAACTGTCCCGTCTTCGCCATCCCTGGGCGGACCTTCCCCGTGGCCGAGATATTCTGtgatctgattggccccaaggACACAGAGAGCTCGGTCTATGTGAAGGAG GTGGTGAAGGTCGCTCTGGAGGTCCACACCAGCGAGCCAGCAGGGGACATCCTCATGTTTCTGACTG GGCAAGCTGAGATCGAGAAGGCCTGCGATATCCTCTATCAGAGGGCCGAGTCCATAGATTACCACTATGACGTGCAGGACCGCTCTGTGGAGGGACTGCTGATTCTGCCCCTGTATGGATCTATGCCCACCG ATCAACAAAGGCAAATATTTCAGCCGCCTCCCAATGGCGTGAGAAAGTGTGTGGTGGCAACGAACATTGCGGCCACGTCTTTAACCATCAATGGAATAAG GTATATAGTGGACAGCGGTTTTGTGAAGCAACTGAATCACAACTCCAGAGTGGGCCTGGACATCCTGGAGGTGGTGCCGATTGCAAA AAGCGAAGCACAGCAGAGAGCCGGCCGCGCTGGGCGCACGTCCGCGGGGAAGTGCTACCGGATCTACAGCAGGGAATTCTGGGAGAAGTGCATGCCCGAGTACATGGTCCCCGAGATCCAGAGGACCAGCCTGACCTCAGTCATCCTCACCCTCAAGTGCCTGGGAGTCCATGATGTCATCAG GTTCCCGTACCTGGACCCCCCCGAAGAGAGATTCATCTTGGAGGCCCTGAAGCAGCTGTACCAGTGTGATGCGATTGACAG GAGGGGCCAAGTGACCCGACTGGGCCGGCTGATGGTGGAGTTCCCCCTGTCCCCTGGCCTGACCTGCGCCCTGCTGAAGGCCGCCGCTCTTGGCTGCGAGAACCTGCTCCTCCCGGTGGCTGCCATGCTGTCGGTGGAAAACGTCTTCATTCGCCCAG GCCAGCCGGAGAAGCAGCAGGAGGCGGACGTGAAGCACAGGGAGCTGGCGGCGCAGGCAGGAGGGAGCAATGACTTCACCGTGCTGCTCTCCGTCTTCAGACAGTGCCGAGACAG CGAGTCCCCTGCCTCCTGGTGTCGAGACCACTGGGTCCACTGGAGAGCTGTGAAGTCCGCCCTCAGCGTGGAGACCCAGCTGCGAGAGACACTGCTGCGACTCAAGCAG CTCAAAGACTTCCCAGTCGAGACGTTTGACGGTCCCAAAAGTGAGCTGCTTCGCCGATGTCTCTGCTCCGGCTACTTCACCAATGTGGCCAGAAG GTCTGTAGGGAGGACGTTCTGCACAATGGATGGCCATGGATCGGTCGTTCACATTCACCCCTCATCCACA CTGTTCGGACAGGAAGCCCAGTTGGACTGGATCATCTTCCACGACGTGCTGGTGACCTCCAGGGTGTACGTGCGGACGGTGTGCCCCATCCGCTATGAGTGGGTCAAGGAGCTGCTGCCCAGGCTGCACGAGGTGGACGTGTACCAGCTAAGCAGTGTGGCCAGGCAGGAGGTGACCGAGGAGGAGGCGGCTAAGTGGGAGAGAAAGGAAACGGACAAAAGACAGACAG AGGAGGGGGCGGAGGACGCCAGGAAGAAGTTGCAGAAGAGGAACGACGAGAGTTCGGTGTCAGAGGCTCGGGCGCGGTACCTGCAgcgcaagcaggagagggcgcAGGAGCGGGGGAAGGAGCAGTGA
- the LOC136717706 gene encoding uncharacterized protein LOC136717706, with protein MSASDSDVTCISDLPAPCGLTEGLPSPSRSVILVPESEEIIMDTMPLVTLVPATQLSPVKEMAEVSSHLPGDCWTVPETSNAESDSDSGSSLFQTQCQVELVSRVRRRCPRQEPAWWEESDSQGVDRTAQRAARARRRRPADSKQRKIEKRKRLTWKGIAFPFLKEFYTRKTLPMSKVLIYEQAALGGFLKCAMKMKFNRCLEGSLHFLQKALLNRKYSSRFSQKGFMDAKGEISPIPEEGDASEENNQDSEDIHIVNQNRFILNKVKSQKQVQKSAEQTPGVEADHSLTRPTARTRKRGSTRTNSHEERATRKSIRLRTRAAQNAERSTASPEAERSTASPEAERSTASPEAELTTASPEAERSTASPEAERSTASPEAERSTASPEAERSTASPEAERSTASPDSHELHMTRKSIRLSTRAAQNVPAPVYCESPIESSTDDEIQTTKSAPKLRKSRKKVKNNSKTCSETEYERQSVRLTPPRDEEGENSIGVVRCSDEEPTLTVEAEGSEAGGETIPDAAEEPISDVTKGSSGKRKKKNRNGVHPSVDSGNQAVQKSLNTDATPLETGVEVDSVGDNIAVQETPASPLFNAGDHGDLRSELAKRKRKEGWRDAALEAGDHGMKRKKKREKEGGESTGEKEAFPEPVNEEMQHTGEREDVGSAGQQESITEVRDITRNKARHSARVSNPDSRRESGNKDVPVPGTDEHALMGSCGLEEPNLEKIPGETACDEMTKKKKKKKKKKKKKRKRSEEQDENELLSQTPVREHCRSATGDGDFENGSFSHIVDISVQGSDGVLHDSSGAACISGDEINGETMQESVTELLIDEGGVKKKKKKKIRKQREEQEELLSKLSVHKHCRSAAEDGDLKNGSCSHNADISMQGSDDVLHDSSGAACMQESVTEILNHEEGDQKKKKKKKRKQSEEQEENELLSQPSVHEHCRSAVGDGDLENGCCSNGETMQESVTEILNHEEGVKKKKKKKKKKREECVGEEGTWELFKEGGVLENSESTDYQQSMPENLGSDRDWVKAAVENDVCEEDVSMSEQRARDGPLLYSDEVALVKKRKKSKKRKEKAAKGKQETELLSGLSDNGVQQRLTEMGAFAHWPGSVPEPDWAAVDNEDAGGRYDTGNAEVSPEMGEQGQVLHSSDMAEVRRKKKKGRRREEEDQPDHEGMVHELCDLDLDVADRDGNACAPEAEGQISWVDVTDNKKESKRRKKRSKVGAEELSSEARQDLLEGSVNSNETGNGETSVKVHMEAQMNETEETNVPGLDFQSSFGRDKSKRKHGKKRKKEPEPTSPEANNDNPPGHAKGLSMDPSCTTDACNEVQGVKDGEGPSFKEESMSKSKRKAKKRKEKKALTQSDLLFLYHSFS; from the exons ATGTCTGCTTCTGACAGTGATGTGACCTGTATATCAGACCTACCGGCCCCTTGTGGCCTCACAGAGGGTTTGCCATCGCCTTCGCGCAGTGTGATCCTAGTGCCAGAGAGTGAGGAGATCATTATGGACACTATGCCACTCGTTACTTTGGTTCCGGCCACACAGCTGAGCCCGGTCAAGGAAATGGCAGAAGTATCATCCCATCTCCCGGGGGATTGTTGGACAGTCCCAGAGACATCAAATGCGGAGTCAGATAG TGACTCCGGTTCCAGCCTGTTTCAAACGCAGTGCCAGGTCGAGCTGGTGAGCAGAGTGAGGAGACGCTGCCCACGGCAGGAGCCAGCATGGTGGGAGGAGAGCGACAGCCAGGGCGTGGACCGAACGGCACAGAGAGCGGCGAGAGCACGGAGGAGGAGGCCAGCAGATAGTAAACAGAGGAAGATAGAGAAGAGGAAGAGGCTGACCTGGAAAGGGATAGCTTTCCCATTCCTGAAGGAGTTTTACACCAGGAAGACCCTGCCCATGAGCAAAGTCTTGATCTATGAG CAAGCTGCCCTGGGAGGGTTCCTAAAATGTGCCATGAAAATGAAGTTTAACAGATGTTTGGAAGGTTCCTTACATTTCCTCCAGAAAGCTCTGCTGAATAGAAAGTATTCTTCACGGTTTTCCCAAAAAGGATTCATGGACGCAAAGGGCGAGATTTCTCCCATACCAGA GGAAGGAGATGCATCTGAAGAAAATAACCAAGACAGTGAGGATATTCATATAGTG AACCAAAACCGTTTCATTCTGAACAAGGTGAAGTCACAGAAACAAGTTCAAAAGAGCGCAGAACAAACTCCTGGTGTGGAAGCAGACCATTCTTTGACAAGACCGACAGCTCGAACAAGGAAACGGGGCAGCACACGAACCAACAGTCATGAAGAACGTGCAACACGAAAATCAATACGGTTAAGAACCCGGGCAgcacagaatgcagagcggTCTACGGCGAGTCCGGAGGCAGAGCGGTCTACGGCGAGTCCGGAGGCAGAGCGGTCCACGGCGAGTCCGGAGGCAGAGCTGACTACGGCGAGTCCGGAGGCAGAGCGGTCCACGGCGAGTCCGGAGGCAGAGCGGTCCACGGCGAGTCCGGAGGCAGAGCGGTCTACGGCGAGTCCGGAGGCAGAGCGGTCTACGGCGAGTCCGGAGGCAGAGCGGTCTACGGCGAGTCCGGACAGTCACGAATTACATATGACACGAAAATCAATACGGTTAAGCACCAGGGCAGCACAGAATGTACCAGCCCCAGTGTACTGTGAGAGTCCCATTGAGAGTAGTACGGATGATGAGATTCAGACAACTAAGTCTGCACCCAAACTGAGAAAAAGCAGGAAAAAGGTCAAGAACAACTCAAAGACATGCAGTGAAACTGAATATGAAAGGCAATCGGTTCGGTTGACTCCACCGAGAGATGAAGAGGGAGAGAATTCGATCGGGGTGGTGAGATGTTCTGATGAGGAGCCCACACTGACAGTGGAAGCAGAAGGGTCAGAGGCAGGAGGTGAAACGATACCAGACGCGGCTGAGGAGCCCATTTCTGATGTCACGAAAGGGTCAAGCGGAAAGAGGAAAAAGAAGAACAGAAATGGAGTGCATCCGAGCGTGGATTCAGGAAACCAGGCGGTACAGAAATCTCTGAATACAGACGCCACTCCGCTTGAAACTGGCGTGGAAGTGGACAGTGTAGGAGACAATATTGCAGTCCAAGAGACCCCGGCGAGTCCGCTCTTCAACGCAGGGGACCATGGGGATTTGAGATCAGAGCTAgcgaaaaggaaaaggaaagaagGCTGGCGGGACGCAGCTTTGGAAGCAGGCGACCATGGCATGAAGAggaaaaagaagagagagaaggagggtggaGAGAGCACAGGGGAGAAGGAAGCGTTCCCTGAGCCCGTAAACGAAGAGATGCAGCACACCGGTGAGAGAGAGGATGTGGGAAGTGCCGGGCAGCAGGAGAGCATTACTGAGGTTCGTGACATCACCAGGAACAAAGCTCGGCACTCTGCACGGGTCAGCAATCCTGACAGCAGGCGGGAGTCTGGGAATAAAGATGTCCCTGTGCCAGGAACGGACGAGCATGCTCTGATGGGTTCCTGTGGACTGGAGGAACCGAATCTCGAGAAGATCCCTGGGGAAACTGCCTGCGATGAGAtgacaaagaagaagaagaagaagaagaagaagaagaagaaaaagaggaaACGAAGTGAAGAGCAAGATGAGAATGAGCTGCTTTCCCAGACGCCAGTGCGTGAACACTGCAGAAGCGCCACAGGGGACGGTGACTTTGAGAACGGGAGCTTTTCACACATCGTTGATATATCAGTGCAAGGATCTGATGGTGTATTACATGATTCTAGTGGAGCTGCATGCATCTCAGGTGACGAGATCAATGGAGAAACCATGCAGGAATCTGTGACTGAGCTTTTAATCGATGAAGGAGGagttaagaagaagaagaagaagaaaataagaaaacaaagagaagagCAAGAAGAGCTGCTTTCCAAGCTGTCGGTGCATAAACACTGCAGAAGCGCTGCAGAGGACGGTGACTTAAAGAACGGGAGCTGCTCACACAACGCTGATATTTCAATGCAAGGATCTGATGATGTATTACATGATTCTAGTGGAGCTGCATGCATGCAGGAATCTGTGACTGAGATTTTAAACCATGAAGAAGGAgatcagaagaagaagaagaagaaaaagagaaaacaaagtgAAGAGCAGGAAGAGAATGAGCTGCTATCCCAGCCATCAGTGCATGAACACTGCAGAAGCGCTGTAGGGGATGGTGACTTAGAGAACGGGTGCTGCTCAAACGGAGAAACCATGCAGGAATCTGTGACTGAGATTTTAAACCATGAAGAAGGagttaagaagaagaaaaagaagaagaaaaagaaaagagaagagtGTGTGGGGGAAGAAGGAACATGGGAGCTGTTTAAAGAGGGTGGCGTGCTTGAAAATAGTGAATCTACAGATTATCAGCAAAGCATGCCTGAGAACTTGGGATCTGACAGAGATTGGGTAAAGGCAGCCGTAGAGAACGATGTGTGTGAGGAGGATGTCAGTATGTCAGAGCAAAGAGCCAGAGACGGTCCATTGTTATATTCTGATGAGGTTGCACTAGtgaagaagagaaagaaaagtaaaaaaagaaaagagaaggcAGCGAAAGGAAAACAGGAAACGGAGTTGTTATCGGGGTTGTCGGACAATGGGGTGCAGCAGAGGTTGACCGAGATGGGAGCGTTTGCACATTGGCCGGGAAGTGTTCCTGAACCAGACTGGGCAGCTGTAGACAATGAGGATGCTGGCGGCCGCTATGACACAGGGAATGCTGAGGTGTCGCCGGAGATGGGAGAGCAGGGTCAGGTGCTCCATTCCAGTGATATGGCAGAGGTGcgaaggaagaagaaaaaaggtagAAGACGGGAGGAGGAGGACCAGCCAGACCACGAGGGAATGGTACACGAACTGTGTGACCTGGATCTGGACGTGGCTGACCGTGATGGGAATGCTTGTGCGCCTGAAGCAGAGGGACAAATTAGTTGGGTGGATGTTACtgacaacaaaaaagaaagcaagcGAAGGAAGAAGCGGTCAAAGGTTGGGGCTGAAGAGTTGAGCTCAGAAGCCCGGCAGGATCTCCTTGAAGGATCTGTGAATAGCAACGAGACGGGCAACGGAGAAACGTCGGTCAAGGTTCATATGGAGGCACAAATGAATGAAACCGAAGAGACTAATGTACCAGGACTTGATTTCCAGAGTTCATTTGGGAGAGACAAGAGCAAGAGGAAACATggcaagaaaaggaaaaaagagccAGAACCCACAAGTCCAGAGGCAAACAATGACAATCCACCGGGACATGCAAAAGGTCTGTCCATGGATCCCAGCTGCACCACAGACGCTTGTAATGAAGTCCAAGGTGTCAAGGACGGAGAGGGTCCATCTTTCAAAGAGGAAAGCATgtcaaaaagtaaaagaaaagctaaaaaaaggaaagaaaagaaagctcTGACACAATCTGACTTGCTCTTTCTGTATCATTCCTTCTCCTGA
- the bkgd gene encoding ester hydrolase C11orf54 homolog has product MAPCSSTEKFELHVPPLEQLCEVLQNGLKENFADAQVSVVDCPDLTQDPFQFPVKGICGKPRITDVGGVPYLIPVARPDKVYNMNSVAKEVELPGAFILGAGATSSKAIGMNAELVPLVLTENEGQQVVNGSYYASINPADGKCLQEKYSDKYKDCDFGLLANLYACEGKPGKVIEVKAKRRIGQDSLVTSMRKTLEKRYSDKHLAMGGTFVIQKGEAKIHIMPREFPACPLHTNEDVDAWLKHFNVRAPLICQTVLVSRDPGLDLRVEHTHCFSHHGEGGHYYIDTTPDTVEYLGYFLPAEFIFRVDRPETTHRVGRE; this is encoded by the exons ATGGCGCCGTGCAGCAGCACCGAGAAGTTCGAGTTGCATGTCCCGCCACTGGAGCAGTTGTGTGAAG TGTTGCAGAATGGGCTGAAAGAGAATTTTGCTGATGCGCAGGTCTCTGTGGTCGACTGTCCAGACCTTACCCAGGATCCATTTCAGTTTCCTGTCAAGG GAATTTGTGGGAAGCCTCGAATAACAGACGTGGGAGGCGTTCCCTACTTAATTCCAGTGGCACGACCTGACAAG GTCTATAACATGAACAGTGTTGCCAAGGAAGTCGAGCTGCCCGGAGCCTTCATTCTCGGAGCAGGAGCTACGTCTTCTAAAGCCATAGGCATGAACGCAGAG CTCGTGCCTCTAGTACTTACGGAAAATGAGGGCCAGCAGGTGGTCAATGGGAGCTACTATGCTTCCATTAACCCGGCTGATGGGAAATGCTTGCAGGAGAAATACAGCGATAAATATAAAGACTGCGACTTCGGACTCCTCGCCAATCTTTACGCGTGCGAAGGGAAACCTGGAAAG GTTATAGAAGTGAAGGCTAAAAGGAGAATTGGACAGGACAGCCTTGTGACCAGCATGAGGAAGACACTTGAGAAACGTTACAGTGATAAACACCTGGCGATGGGGGGGACCTTTGTGATTCAGAAAGGGGAAGCCAAGATTCATATAATG CCTCGCGAGTTCCCTGCCTGTCCTCTCCACACCAACGAGGATGTGGACGCGTGGCTGAAACACTTCAACGTCCGCGCTCCCCTCATCTGTCAGACAGTGCTGGTATCCCGAGACCCT GGACTGGATCTGAGGGTGGAGCACACTCACTGTTTCAGCCATCATGGAGAAGGAGGGCACTACTACATTGACACCACCCCGGACACGGTGGAGTACCTGGGCTACTTCCTGCCGGCCGAGTTCATCTTCCGGGTCGACCGCCCCGAGACGACTCATCGCGTTGGTCGGGAATGA